From Punica granatum isolate Tunisia-2019 chromosome 1, ASM765513v2, whole genome shotgun sequence:
ATTTATATAAAGAAGAGAGAGTAGCAGCGAAACTTGCTATTCTTCCTTATGAAGAGGGTGAAGAATCACATGAACTCCATGCTGCGGACTCTCCTCGGCCCCAGTGGCGCGAGAGATCCTCCAGACCCACGATGTCTCCTTCTCCAACCGCCACGTTGCCGATACCATCACGCCCTTTCGCCAGGATGAGCTCGGGCTGCTTGGATTCCTGTCTCTCCACTCAGGAGGAACTTACGGCGCATTTTGCGTCATGCACTTGTTCACTCACAAAACCCTTGACTCAAACCAAAACCTCCGCAGCTGAAAATCCTtgtatgaaaaagaaagaaaaatgtaataCATATATGTCAAACGGTTCGCAAACATTCCCTAGTATTTCAAGTCCTATGTATATtctaattaattgttttatgAAATTGACATATTTGGCTCCAGGAACTCCTGGCTCATGTCAGGAAGTGCGTTGAGATTGGAAGCTCAACGGACATTCATTACTAAAAATATCGGGATTATAGAGGGAATTACCAAGGGATTGCATCCCTCAGTAAAATTCCCTCGGTAATCCCTTAGAAATCCCTtggtaaaataaattttttttaaaaaattgaaaaaataaattaccgAGAGCAAAATCCCttggtaaaattaaaaaatatgtttttaaaaaataattaactgaGGGAAAATTCCTaggtaaaattaaaaaaattgtctttttataaataatttatccaGGGAAAAATCCATCGGTAATATTACCGTGGGATTTACCGAGGGAAAATCCCTTAGTAAAttaaaaagtataaattttttaataaaaagttaagaaaataaaatatcaaattagaaaattaatatttgttttacaataataattgtagagatatatatcacatataaattacatTTCTTGAAGAGAATATCATATTGTaagttaaatataaaattaattaatttaggatTGAAAGTGTTAAATATTTAtagtaaatatgaaattaattaattttagcgggcattttttttaacaaaaacaCAGCTATATCGCTCGGTAATCCGtcggtaatttttttttttttgggaaatacTGAGGGATTACCAAGGGAAATCGATAATCCCTCAGTATCCCAAGGAAAAATCCCTCGGTAATCCCTCATTAAATTTACCGAGCCTCAATTTATCGGGGGATTCGGATCTCTCAGTCCCTCGATAATCCCTCAGTATACCGAGAGACAAATCCCTCGGTAATCCCTTGATAAATTTACCAAGGGATCCACCCCTCAGTAATCCCGGTATTTTTAGTAGTGATTGGCTAGGCAGCATTCATGAAATCACTCAACTAGCTAGGGAACACAATCCTATCCATGGACCTAGCAGACCCCAGCTCAGAGActgacaaggagttcattcaaGGATATGGCGTGGCAGATCATGGTGAAGTCAGGGAAGCCGAACCTAGTAGACTACTTTCTAGTGCTCAAGAGGGTGGACCCATAGGGCGCAAGACAGAGGATGACTCGTTATTTTGCATGGATGTTCGATGTTTTTGATAGAATCATCATCGACAGGCTGCAGACCTGGGAGCTCCCTGGTGAGACCACTCACACATGTGTTTGCATATGGACTTATTGGGTTTGTGGAGTGTTCATGGGCCCGGAGAGAATAAACTGCTCGttatgaaaaacaaaaaacaaaatcctTTTCATTGATGTCCAGGACATGTTTGCTGCGGGGACTGATACCACTTCAAGCACATTGGAGTGGGCGATGGCCGAGCTATTTCGTAATCCAGAGAAGCTATTGAAAGTGCAGGCTGTGCTCAGACAGGTGATTGGCCGGGGGATCCCTTGCTAAGGAATCAGACATTGCTCGACTGCCATACTTACAAGCAACAGTGAAGGAGACCTTCCGGATGCACCCGCGGGTCCCACTGCTGCTCCCTCGTAAGGCCAGGGCTAGCATGGAGGTTGGAGGCTACACCTTCCCGGACCATAGGCAAAGATCCTGCCATGTGGAAGAACCCAGACGAGTTTTTTCCAGAGAGGTTCTTGGGACTGAACATCAATGTCAAGGGACACAATTTAGAGCTCGTGCCATTTGGTGGCAGCCGCAAAATATGCCCGGGCCTGCCTTTGGCCATGAGAATGTTGCACATGATACTTGGTTCCCTCCTTAACTCCGATTGGAAGCTCGAAGATGGGGTTTCACCTAAGACCATGGAAATAGGAGAAATATTCGGGATTATCTTACAAAAGGCGCAACCTCTCCGAGCCGTGCCTTTACcaatcaaaaaataatttctagaATGAGAAACTTATGTATAGTCTGAGGCCAAAAGTCATATGCGCAACTCATGTCATTGCTCACGGGAGGGAATACAGTCTCGGACCATACATAGAGCTATTTGATATCAGAAGAGGCTTAGCCTAAACGGTATTGTTTGCTAAATTTGCGCAATTGAATGAGCCGATCCAACCTCGTTCTTCCACTAGAAAAAAGTGAATCTATTCGATTAGATTCATTATTGTTTAATGAGGTAAACTTAGTTGATGCCCTATATTTATTAAGATTCACTCATACatattcaaatttaacttCATATGGAATCTGTCAGTTCCTTACTTTGACTGGCTAGCTAAGTTCCAATATTAGTGAAGCTCCGCGGCGCGGGACTGTATGAACTGATAAACGATTAAATGAGACGGCAACATATCATGTTATATCAATTGCATATGCTGATCAGGCATCGACAACTAAATCGGGCCATTGACCCCAACTTCAACCTCTCGGTGTGTTTCCAATCATCAGAGCCCCCTTGGAAtttgacgcagcgtacacgtGAGTAAcctgtcacagacccgttgattcgcacacgaataccggaactacgaacTTCAActccctattgattcttcgaatacATAGGTAATTGACATCCAACTCGAACAAATCCGAGAATTgggcaaagagcacgaaagtttcaatttttattgataatccaaaaaaaactCCCTTaaccctagggcttacaaagcttaaatagggttttaaaaacctaaattgcacaaaaataaataaattttcctaaaattgcaaaaacgccCAAAAACGATAAAATGCCTGTTTGAGACCCTAAACGATAGAATTCGGCTAAAGTCTGGTCTTTTCACGGCCAAAAgccgtgagttttgctccTAAGGCCGTTTCCTTCAAAATAGGGttgtcagaacctatttttcttcagataccgacttgccaggtcgtctgccgcatcattctcccatgGGTGAAGAGAATTTGCCCTCGAATTCACCCTAGGAGTCTAGAGATAAAATTATCCACACAAATATACACATCTTTCATACTTGACCGGAAACCAATGTCAGCCCATGCTTCAAAACGGATGATTGGAAAAAATCCCGACTCAAAATACTCTGCCGCAGTGATTGGTTCGATAGAGATATCTGACATCCACGTCCTCATCTGTTGATTCGGGGCACGATACTTCTCAATTTCCTGCTCCAACCTCGCCTCCCTCCTATCTTTTCTTCGCGAGTCCATTCTCTTGTCAATAGCCTCCCAGACTGCATCAGTCTCCTTGTCGTCCTCATCATACTCCGCAGAATCAAAAAGACCCACATCATTCCCCtcaaattcatcgaatttctAGTTCTCGTCATAACCCTTGTCATCTCCCTCATCATTCTCTTCGAAATTGGGCTCTCCATCGCCTCCCGCCATGAAAAATGTGTCATCAAACGGATCCTCTTCGGAGAAAAAAGTTGCGTTCCCTTCAGAATTGGAATCATACTCAATTTCTTCTCGACCAGGGTCAGAATTCGGATTAGGGTTTCTTCGATTCTTCTCCATAAGTGCAGCCATCTGCTGTGTTAGCTGTCCCAACATACGTTCCATCCTCTGATCCCTCTGATCCATCTGATCCGGCCTCTGCTCCAGATGTCGCAGATTTTCACGGTCATGAACATCTTCCACACGATCCCTCCTCCTAGGTGGCATCGCTGATCCAAGATCAACCGTAGGCTTTAATACCAACTGACGTAGCGTACATGTGAGTAATCTGTCACAGACCCATTGATTCGCGCACAAATACCGAAACTACAAGCTTCAActccctattgattcttcgaatacCCAGGTAATTGGTATCCAATTCGAACAAATCCGAGAATTTggcaaagagcacgaaagcttcaattttttattgataatccaaaaaaacTCCCTTAACCCTAGGGgttacaaagcttaaatagggttttaaaaacctaaattgcacaaaaagaaataaatttttctaaaattgcaaaaacacccaaaAACGATAAAATGTCCGtttaaggccctaaacgatggaattcgaCTAAAATCTCATCTTTTCATGGCCAAGGGCCATGAGTTTTGCTCCTGAAgccgtttcctt
This genomic window contains:
- the LOC116206903 gene encoding zealexin A1 synthase-like, with product MDLADPSSETDKEFIQGYGVADHGEVREAEPSRLLSSAQEGGPIGRKTEDDSLQTWELPGETTHTCVCIWTYWDMFAAGTDTTSSTLEWAMAELFRNPEKLLKVQAVLRQVIGRGIPC